ACAAATAAGTTCAGAAAATTGGTACCGTAGTGTACCAGTAAGATTCCCGCGTAACGGGATTGGTAGCAAATCGATtcaaaatgtgaaaggtaccaaAAAGGTACTATCCCTAATAACAATACACAAAAAAACTGAACACAGGCTAAAAATAGCTAAATCATTAAGTatagatcacaggtgtcaaactcaaggcccaggggccagatttggcccgtcaCATCCCATTGTGACACTCAAAAACCTGCAAAAAAATCtgtcaataaaatacttctttattTTTAGTAAGTATATTTGTTCTATCGAgattacaaaaaaatgcatattttttcaactttaacattatctgatcatgccaaaTATTGTATACTGTACtactaaaatatattttgtgaagaaaaaaaaaattactaactGCATGTCACCTTTATTAAGGATTACAAAGCAAGTTATGTATCaatttgtacataaaaaaatagtaataatcaaATACATTTGCAATTGTGTAATATCATAAGGTGATTATAGATTTATTTTAGTGCTCTcaaattatatatgtttttaatcaGATGTAACACTTTAATTTTGATTAAACGTGATTAATCACTGGTTATTACCCACATGgataattcaatttttttttttttttaaaaacggccCACTGAAGGCAGCCATTAATTGCGACGTGGCCCCCAATATAAACATGTTTGACACCCATAGTATGGATTTTCAAAGGTTTCAAGTCTCATGTGATTTAATGAAGTAATGCAAAATTTACTTTACTGCCACTCGTTTGTGAGACTACGCTACGCTAATGGtatgttgcaaaaaaaatgttcagttcTATGGTTCTATCAGTTTTCCTAGATGCTCACAGTGCTATGGTTTTACAAGGCTTGCTGTAGTCTGACTATATGTACGTTTAAAGGGACCATAAAATGCAAAACAACATTTCTAACCAGATGGTACCTACTTATGTGTATTTGGTATCCCCTAGGTCccgaaaatttaaaattgaaccGTGGAGGCATTtctgatatttttaaaataatcttgccttccttcatacgaGCCGCTTGGAATTTGCTCTGTCCTGTGACATTTTCTGCCCTATTGCGTCAGCGGATATTGCCATATATTATAAAGCTGTACCCAAACAGCTTAGCgccagtccgccattgtagtccaccCTGCAGTCAAACTTATTTTTCGCTATCCTCTCGTTgaggggcagactggcttgtacatggacatgcatcctctgctgtaAGCATTTATAATGCAAAGTAGTGTATTTATCAAACTTCCTAGTCAGTGGCCCTACTATTGAAgcgctaaaaacaacaacaaagatgacatggAAAAGACGCAGTCCAAGTggaaccacgtaaataagacttcCCACAAAACGGCACACTAAATGGAgccggtcagaaagcggctttaaTATGGTTTGTAAGACAAAATCTATGCAaaagtgtttttcaaacttttttcaccaagtgccACCTCAGTAAATACTTGGCTCGCCAGTTACCACCAtaacgaccaacattaaaatacagtagcgcagtaggcctaagcatttttcaaaaacaaaaaggttttatttaacaagtgtatttaatatttttggccaatgtAAAATGATATACAGTTTGAACTGTATTTgcatatagaaaaataaaacgcTGTACTTTATTCCAGCGATCCTTTAGTTTACCACTAGTTTtagatgtagaccacaaagaagtgttttaaatgttgaaaaaaatcatAAGATGAACCCTTTTATATGTACGACTACCAACTTTTGTGCAACAATGCTATGCTACTACTGTGTCGCATTAAGATTGATTTCAAAGTCTGCGGTTATTAACCCATTCGTCTTAAAGTTAAGCTTTTTTGTGTAGATGCTTACTGAGCTAAAATCGCTCTCAAGATTTAACTGTTTGACTGAAAATGCTTTAATTGATTCGCTCTCAAGATTTAACTGTTTGACTGAAAATGCTTTAATTGATTCGCTCTCAAGATTTAACTGTTTGACTGAAAATGCTTTAATTGATGAAGCTATTCTAATGCTATGTCATATTGATGTCCATTTCTGGTTTAGACTTTCATCACAATTCTTTAGGCTCTAATTTAAGAAGCTGAATGAGCTGGAGTTTCATGTCATCTGATTAAGTGTTGCAAGATTCAAACCCGTCCATGATGGGCACTGGCATATTCTTTGTGAATGTTTGTGCGAGTTTACAGATTTTACAGATAATTTTTGCCATTCCACTTTGAATACGAAGGAATAAATATGAATGGAGCAAATGAGTTGGGGTGTAAGGGTTGCGGCTACAAAGACACATAAAAGGAAGTGATTGTGCACTTATATTAAGTACATATGTAATACCTGATTTTGACAGAACACTACCAGAACATAAAAGCAAAATTTGGCGGTGGCTGTGTACAGTAGTTAAGAGAGGTCATGAGGCTGAGCTGGGGAGCATCATCCCTCAAGCCCCGCCCTCCTTGAACTACACATTCAATCATCCTGGCGGATCAATACAATGAATTTATCTTCATGCTCCCTTTACCGTCAATCCTAATCAGGCCTTTCCTGCAATTATGTGTGCACTTTTCAGTCTTTGTTACATAAATTGAATAAATACACTATACTACTAGATGCATACcggtttattaataaacaaaatcATAAGTCTCCATTTCTATGGATACAATATTGTTGATACCTTGTAGTAAATAAGAAGTATAATAGATATTtccttaaatcaccaaaagtgcATGATCTCTCGTTTTATCCTATACCCTTCACTGCATCCTCTATAAAGCCCCCCGCCGCCCCTCATGTGGCACACTGCAACGTTGCAGTGACACAAGCACATTAGTCACCACAGACATGCAATGCAAGCACAGAAGTACGGGGAAAAAACAGATTTATAAACCCACACATCAGGCGACGCGCCTTGTTAATTCTTGCTCAACCCCCTCCCTGAATAGCAGCGGTATCACCTTTATGGTTGTAAATTAACATTGAACGTGGTGGGCTACTGTTTAATTTATTATCCTGTCATGTATGTGGCATCCTCTATCAACTGTGGTCAAAGAGCTTTGGAAGACAAACATGTAATACACTCAAAGCTTTATAATCATTACATTGTTGCTAAATCCCGCCCTTGCCTCTGCAAAGATGGTTGACGGCGGCCatgtttctcaaccaatattagattagattagattagatagtactttatttattccttcaggagagttctttcaggaaaattaaaattttcagcacaatcccattcaagatcagacaaacattacagggagacagaacaggatcgctgacgggtctgccagcttccagcgccccttacataAAAAATATTGCTCCTATTTCAGACTTGCGCCTGTCGGTCCAATTTTTTACAACTATTTGGATAAACAACCCTGTTTTATATAACTGTATTAATTAAGAGACATTCAACTCAATGCAATTATAATTCTTATGATAatgtaacactaaattggccctagtgtgtgaatgtgagtgtgaatgtttgtctgtgttggccctgcgatgacgtagcgacttgtccagggtgtacgccgccttccgcccgattgtagctgatataggcaccagcgtcccccgcaaccccaaagggaataagcggtagaaaatggatggacggatgtaaaATGAAAAGCACTATGTACGACTGTAACGTACCTGGAAAGGGAAGATGTTATCACTGCGTCCGACTCCATCATCCATCCAGGACTTGGGATTGAAACCCCCGGGGTTGTTGCGAGGGTACTTCTGGGACGCAACGTGGTTGTTCAGGAAGGTCTTCTTCAGCGGAGAGATAGAGTTGATAGGGGTCATACCGCCATTGAGGCCTCTGCGATAATCTCGGCCCTGAGATCCTCCCCAGCCGCCGCTGCCGCTTCCGTACCCACCTCCAGGACTCCAGGAGGTAGAGGACCCCGGGGAAGGCGAGGGGCTCTGGTAGCTGGCCGGCCCCCAAGGCGAGGGGGGCTTGCTCAGGCTGTTGGACAAATGCGGCAACTGGTTGAAGGCCGCCGGATTCCTGTGCGGGAAGGGCGGAGGAGGGTGCGGCGAGGCGGGCGAGCGCCGGTGCTGCTGGTGTTGGTTGTGAGGGTGCTGGAAGTGGGGGTGCGGCGGGGGTGCCGGGTGGTGCTGCGAGAGGGCGGCGCCTGGTCCTATTTGAGGGGAAAAGTTACCGCCGAACCCGGGGCTGACGTGGTGCGAGAAATTCTGGAACAGCAGCGGCCCATTGTTGGCGGAGGCTGGGTTGAAGAAGCTGACGTCCTCGTTGATGATGGTCGACGGCGCCGGCGGGATGGCCGCTGACCAGTTGTTGAAGCCGGTGAGCGACGATGAGGTGGTACTGGATTGGACCGGGCCCCCTAGACCAGATGTCTCCTGGTAGTCAAAGCCTGTCAGCACAGGAGACTCCAGACGGATCTGCTTGTCTTTCCCGACATCAGGCACACCGTTGTCCGTCTTGCCTTCCTCCGACCGGCCCTTCTCCAGTTCTGAGATGATGAGGCCGCCGCCTCCTCCGCCGCCGTCCTGGTGACTCCCGGGGGACAGCTGCTTTTCTTGCGTTTCTTGCAATTCTTGCTGCTGCGCTTTGGGCTTGTCGGGCCCCCCCAGTATTTCATCCTGCACGCTGCTGTGGGTGGCAGAGGCAGGGAAGAGCCAGGGAGAGCCCGCCGTGGTGCCATTTCCCACGGCTGTGGTGCTGTTTATGAACGCAGCGGGGCTCTGCGACACATTCTGGTGGTGGTGTGGGGGCTGCAGATGCGGGTGGATTCGGACCGGGAATGCGGACTTGTTGCCAGTGTTGTTTTGAACTAGGACTCCAAAGCCGTAATCCCCCATTTGTTTGCTCCCCCCACACACAAATAGTATCCCGTGATCGTTTGGTCCTATGGAGAGAAGAGCACACAGCAAGCACGATAAGCAGTCACTACAAATTTTTAATTCTCCCTACTGGATTTTTACTTTACCCATTTATAGAATCCCCAGATATATGGCGACCAACCCCAATGAGCCCATCCCCACCCTGACCAAATTATCTGTTTTAGCACTTGTGTGCAAAGCAAACATTAAACATCTTCAGCTAATTATAACCGCATGACGTTGCCAACTTGTCCACGGACAGCTGAGCTGCTGGCAGCCAATATGCTGCTTTAGCTCTTAGCTCTGATGTGACGAGGCGACACATTTGCTATTTTGGAGACGTTTGCGTGACGCAAACTGACACGCcaggttttttgttttgttgtttttttaaggggAACGCCGTGACGACGTTTTAAATGACTTCACGATTTTGACGTGTGGAGGTACttgaaacaaaaatatttaaaaaaataaaaaaacgtacGACCTTGTTTGACAGCTGTCATGACTCTCCTCTTTCATCGGCTAGCTAAAGAAATACGCACCGTGAAGAAGTATCCATGGTTTTGATCGTTAATAAAACGACAAAAGAAACGATTTGTAACCGGTTAATAAAACTGAGTTATTACTAGCTATAGCTTTGTAGcttctagctgttagcatgctagctggcTGCGATCGAATATAAATGTTTCACCTTCTGATCACCACCTCCGACCTCTTTGTCGAGAACCTTCCGTCGACTTGACAGCAAGGTGTCGTCCCTGGAAGGATGTCTTCGATGCAGGCAGGGGGCGATTTAAAAAGCTGAGGGCTGTCggtcagcttttttttttctcttcctccCTTCTCTTGACGTGTCCTGCCTGCTCAATGACACCGCTCTGCCTGCACTGTGGACCGTGACATCCGAGCCGGGCTTCGTGGCAACGCGTCAAATGCACTCCGCTGCGGATGTGTCACGAGTCTTATTCGGTCGTTATCATTTTTTTgcttcaatattttttttgttaatctgCCTGCTGCCTTGTATGAGTGTGTATGCGCTCTTTGGCTGCCCCCCTCTACTGAAGCCGACCGTGGCCGAATGACAGTGAGGGATCAGCCGAAACACACTTCCGCTTCTGGCTCCGCCTCTTCCCTTGCGTCCACGCCCACCGGCAGCCACACCTCGGCCTTTTATTGGCTGAAAAACCGGCAGCTTCGCTCTGGCCCCGCCTACTATCCTCCCTAAGATGCatgaagcagtgtttttcaaccttttttgagccgaggcacatttttttcataaaaaaacatacggaggcacaccaccagcagaataggttaaaaaatgaaactccaccaggttgtctgGCCTTATTTTGAGTGtattgttgtttcctgtgtgtcatgctttagttcctgtcttgcgctgttatttttgtggcatttcctgttttgttggtgttctcctgtacCAGCTTCACGCATTCTTTTGAGTGCTATTTCCCTAACCTGCTTggttttctatccatccatccaatttctaccgcttattcccttaggggccgcggggggcgctggtgcctatctcagctacaatcgggcggaaggcggcgtacaccctggacaagtcgctacttcatcgcagggccaacacagatagaaagacaacattcacactcacattcccacactagggcttTCACACCTAATTTCTTCCCCaaaacaaaaaccttccccccatttacttccgcagtcatgattaatacagacgttttattgacactatactataaaaatataacgctatattataaaaatacaggcgttttgttaacgttatattataaaaaattttagaaaaattaaaaaaacaatttacaaacacaagctatgggatgacgcatttacttctggGGTTACGTTTCCTCACATTTCCTCACGTTTCTTCTtaagtcatcccatagcttgtgtttgtaaattccatccatccatccattttctaccgcttattccctttcggggtcgcggggggcgctggcgcctatctcagctacaatcgggcggaaggcagggtacaccctggacaagtcgccacatcatcgcagggccaacacagatagacagacaacattcacactcacattcacacactagggccaatttagtgttgccaatcaacctatccccaggtgcacgtctttggaagtgggaggaagccggagtacccggagggaacccacgcattcacggggaggacatgcaaactccacacagaaagatcccgagcccggtgtCAAGCGAAATAGGTGCTCGCTGCGAAATAAGTGCCCAAGCGTGTCGGGGCATATATTTAGCGCCATGAGAGCGGAATATATGCCCACCCTATTGTATACAGTGTGTATGGGACGGCTTGCGAAATAATTGCCCCTGTGGATTTGCTGATATTGTTAGCTAAAAGAAAAAACGTATCATACGAAAGTTACTGTGATATATATTGTCTTTGGCTATTAAATATGGAGAAACAGCAGGATGAAACAAATAAGATCAGTAGTTTTAATTTTGGTGAGTTAAGCTTTTAAAAATAATGGACAGTCTCTCTCTCACTACACACACACGGTGGTTTGTCAATGACGCCGCCCTGCCAAAAAACTGCCCGGC
The window above is part of the Nerophis ophidion isolate RoL-2023_Sa linkage group LG04, RoL_Noph_v1.0, whole genome shotgun sequence genome. Proteins encoded here:
- the cpeb4b gene encoding cytoplasmic polyadenylation element-binding protein 4b isoform X2; this translates as MGDYGFGVLVQNNTGNKSAFPVRIHPHLQPPHHHQNVSQSPAAFINSTTAVGNGTTAGSPWLFPASATHSSVQDEILGGPDKPKAQQQELQETQEKQLSPGSHQDGGGGGGGLIISELEKGRSEEGKTDNGVPDVGKDKQIRLESPVLTGFDYQETSGLGGPVQSSTTSSSLTGFNNWSAAIPPAPSTIINEDVSFFNPASANNGPLLFQNFSHHVSPGFGGNFSPQIGPGAALSQHHPAPPPHPHFQHPHNQHQQHRRSPASPHPPPPFPHRNPAAFNQLPHLSNSLSKPPSPWGPASYQSPSPSPGSSTSWSPGGGYGSGSGGWGGSQGRDYRRGLNGGMTPINSISPLKKTFLNNHVASQKYPRNNPGGFNPKSWMDDGVGRSDNIFPFQERTRSFDSFNMNTLESSLIDIMRAEQDNLKGRLGFPHPGGDNPLPLNGHSSLFPMEDGFPDDERGDQGLAGLGSPHCFPHQNGERVERYSRKVFVGGLPPDIDEDEITASFRRFGHLFVDWPHKAESKSYFPPKGYAFLLFQDESSVQALIDACIEEDGKLYLCVSSPTIKDKPVQIRPWNLNDSDFVMDGSQPLDPRKTIFVGGVPRPLRAVELAMIMDRLYGGVCYAGIDTDPELKYPKGAGRVAFSNQQSYIAAISARFVQLQHGEIDKRVEVKPYVLDDQLCDECQGTRCGGKFAPFFCANVTCLQYYCEYCWAAIHSRAGREFHKPLVKEGGDRPRHISFRWN
- the cpeb4b gene encoding cytoplasmic polyadenylation element-binding protein 4b isoform X1, with the protein product MGDYGFGVLVQNNTGNKSAFPVRIHPHLQPPHHHQNVSQSPAAFINSTTAVGNGTTAGSPWLFPASATHSSVQDEILGGPDKPKAQQQELQETQEKQLSPGSHQDGGGGGGGLIISELEKGRSEEGKTDNGVPDVGKDKQIRLESPVLTGFDYQETSGLGGPVQSSTTSSSLTGFNNWSAAIPPAPSTIINEDVSFFNPASANNGPLLFQNFSHHVSPGFGGNFSPQIGPGAALSQHHPAPPPHPHFQHPHNQHQQHRRSPASPHPPPPFPHRNPAAFNQLPHLSNSLSKPPSPWGPASYQSPSPSPGSSTSWSPGGGYGSGSGGWGGSQGRDYRRGLNGGMTPINSISPLKKTFLNNHVASQKYPRNNPGGFNPKSWMDDGVGRSDNIFPFQERTRSFDSFNMNTLESSLIDIMRAEQDNLKGRLGFPHPGGDNPLPLNARSYSRRRGHSSLFPMEDGFPDDERGDQGLAGLGSPHCFPHQNGERVERYSRKVFVGGLPPDIDEDEITASFRRFGHLFVDWPHKAESKSYFPPKGYAFLLFQDESSVQALIDACIEEDGKLYLCVSSPTIKDKPVQIRPWNLNDSDFVMDGSQPLDPRKTIFVGGVPRPLRAVELAMIMDRLYGGVCYAGIDTDPELKYPKGAGRVAFSNQQSYIAAISARFVQLQHGEIDKRVEVKPYVLDDQLCDECQGTRCGGKFAPFFCANVTCLQYYCEYCWAAIHSRAGREFHKPLVKEGGDRPRHISFRWN
- the cpeb4b gene encoding cytoplasmic polyadenylation element-binding protein 4b isoform X4; the encoded protein is MGDYGFGVLVQNNTGNKSAFPVRIHPHLQPPHHHQNVSQSPAAFINSTTAVGNGTTAGSPWLFPASATHSSVQDEILGGPDKPKAQQQELQETQEKQLSPGSHQDGGGGGGGLIISELEKGRSEEGKTDNGVPDVGKDKQIRLESPVLTGFDYQETSGLGGPVQSSTTSSSLTGFNNWSAAIPPAPSTIINEDVSFFNPASANNGPLLFQNFSHHVSPGFGGNFSPQIGPGAALSQHHPAPPPHPHFQHPHNQHQQHRRSPASPHPPPPFPHRNPAAFNQLPHLSNSLSKPPSPWGPASYQSPSPSPGSSTSWSPGGGYGSGSGGWGGSQGRDYRRGLNGGMTPINSISPLKKTFLNNHVASQKYPRNNPGGFNPKSWMDDGVGRSDNIFPFQERTRSFDSFNMNTLESSLIDIMRAEQDNLKGHSSLFPMEDGFPDDERGDQGLAGLGSPHCFPHQNGERVERYSRKVFVGGLPPDIDEDEITASFRRFGHLFVDWPHKAESKSYFPPKGYAFLLFQDESSVQALIDACIEEDGKLYLCVSSPTIKDKPVQIRPWNLNDSDFVMDGSQPLDPRKTIFVGGVPRPLRAVELAMIMDRLYGGVCYAGIDTDPELKYPKGAGRVAFSNQQSYIAAISARFVQLQHGEIDKRVEVKPYVLDDQLCDECQGTRCGGKFAPFFCANVTCLQYYCEYCWAAIHSRAGREFHKPLVKEGGDRPRHISFRWN
- the cpeb4b gene encoding cytoplasmic polyadenylation element-binding protein 4b isoform X3, producing the protein MGDYGFGVLVQNNTGNKSAFPVRIHPHLQPPHHHQNVSQSPAAFINSTTAVGNGTTAGSPWLFPASATHSSVQDEILGGPDKPKAQQQELQETQEKQLSPGSHQDGGGGGGGLIISELEKGRSEEGKTDNGVPDVGKDKQIRLESPVLTGFDYQETSGLGGPVQSSTTSSSLTGFNNWSAAIPPAPSTIINEDVSFFNPASANNGPLLFQNFSHHVSPGFGGNFSPQIGPGAALSQHHPAPPPHPHFQHPHNQHQQHRRSPASPHPPPPFPHRNPAAFNQLPHLSNSLSKPPSPWGPASYQSPSPSPGSSTSWSPGGGYGSGSGGWGGSQGRDYRRGLNGGMTPINSISPLKKTFLNNHVASQKYPRNNPGGFNPKSWMDDGVGRSDNIFPFQERTRSFDSFNMNTLESSLIDIMRAEQDNLKARSYSRRRGHSSLFPMEDGFPDDERGDQGLAGLGSPHCFPHQNGERVERYSRKVFVGGLPPDIDEDEITASFRRFGHLFVDWPHKAESKSYFPPKGYAFLLFQDESSVQALIDACIEEDGKLYLCVSSPTIKDKPVQIRPWNLNDSDFVMDGSQPLDPRKTIFVGGVPRPLRAVELAMIMDRLYGGVCYAGIDTDPELKYPKGAGRVAFSNQQSYIAAISARFVQLQHGEIDKRVEVKPYVLDDQLCDECQGTRCGGKFAPFFCANVTCLQYYCEYCWAAIHSRAGREFHKPLVKEGGDRPRHISFRWN